TACCCCTGGAGCGGCTCGACATGGTGCTGACCGCGCGCTTCACCGCCCAGGCGACCACCGATGTCCTGCGCGCGTTCAAGAATCGCTACATCCTGCTCGTGACGTTCGTGTTTATCGTCACCCTCTGGATCATGGTCTACTACATCCATAAAACCCTCCGCCCGCTTCTCGACCTGTCCGACACCTGCGCCGCCATTACCGAGGGCAACCTCCAGACCGTCCAGATCGCCAGTTCCACCGGCGAGGTGCAGCTCCTCGAACGAAAATTCAACGACATGGTGGAGTCCCTGCGCGAGAAGGAAGTGATGGAGGTGAAGCTACGCCAGGCGCAGCGCCTTTCCGCGCTCGGCAACCTGGCGGCCGGCGTCGCGCACGACGTTCGCAATCCGCTCAACGCGATCAAGCTCCTCTCCAGCCACGCCATCGATTCCATGGGCGGCGGCGATGAATCCCCCGCCGTAAAACCGCTGATGACCATTCGCGACGAGGTGGACCGGCTGGAGGAGATCGTCTCGGGCTTCCTCTCGCTGGCCCGCGAGCGCGAACTCGATCCCCAGCCAAACAGGGTCGATACGCTGCTGGCCGATTGCGTGCGCCTGTTCCGAAAGGACGCCGAGGAGCGCGGCGTCGAGCTGATTGCGGACTTGAAGGCCGGCGACACGTTGCTCATGCTCGACGCGAAGCAGTGGAACCGCGCCATCCTCAACATCCTGCTCAACTCCCTTGAAGCCTGCCCGCGCGGCGGCCACGTGCGCCTCAGTTCCGCCATCCGTGACGGCGCCTGCCGCATCCTGGTGGAGGACGACGGGCCCGGCCTCCCGCGCGAGGCCCTGGAACGCGTTTTTGATCCCTATTACACCACGAAGCCCGGCGGCACGGGCCTCGGCCTGTCGATCACGCGCGGGATTATCGAGGAACACGGCGGCGCCATCGAGATCGTCAGCCAGGAAGGCCGGGGCTGCCGCGTCCGCATCACCGTTCCGCTGGAACAGCGGGTATCCCGGCCAAACAAGGGCGCCGGGGCGCCCGCGCCCTGAAACGAGATCATTCATGGGACAATCAATTCTTATAACCGAAGACGACCGCGTCCAGCGCGAGATCATTCGCGACATTCTCGCGCAGTCCGGGTTCGACGTGACCGCAAGCGACTCCGCAGAGACCACGTTGGGCATCCTCAAGGATCAAACCTTCGAACTGATGGTCACCGATCTGCGCATGCCCGGCATGGACGGCCTGGAGCTCCTGCGCCAGTCCAAGCGCCTGCGGCCGGAGCTGGAGGTCGTCGTCATGACCGCGCACGCCACCATCCGCACCGCCGTGACCGCGATGAAGGAAGGCGCAATCGACTACCTGGAGAAGCCCTTCGACAAGGACGAGCTGCTCCACGTCATCAACCGCGCCCTGGAGCGCGCGAACCTGCAAAAGGAGAACCGGCGCCTCCGCGAGATGGTCGGGCAGACGCTCTCGCTCGGCAACCTGATCGGCGAGAGCCCCGCGATGCAGGCCGTCTTCGAGCGAACCGCGAAGGCCGCCCGCGTCAACAGCACCGTACTCATTCTCGGCGAATCCGGCACGGGCAAGGAGATGATCGCGCGGCACATCCACTTTGAGGGCGCGCGGCAGAAGAAACCCTTTGTGGTCGTCAATTGCGCGGCCATACCCGAGAACCTCGTGGAATCCGAGCTGTTCGGCCATGAGAAGGGCGCCTTTACCGGCGCGGACGCGAGCCGCCCCGGAAAATTTGAGGACGCCAACACCGGAACGCTCTTCCTCGATGAGATCGGCGACATGCACCTGGAATCCCAGGCGAAACTCCTCCGCGTGCTGCAGGACGGCGTCGTCGAGCGCGTCGGCAGCAGCAAAACCCGCCAGGTGGATGTGCGCGTAGTCGCCGCGACCAACCGCGACCTGCGCGAGCGCGTGGATCGCGGCGAATTCCGCGAGGACCTGTATTTCCGCCTCGAGGTGCTCCCGGTCTACCTGCCGCCGCTCCGCGAGCGCATCGAGGATCTGCCGCTCCTGATAAAACACTTCCGCGAAAAGCTCGGCAAGAAGATCGGGATCGACGTCCCGCACGTCTCCCCGGAGGTCGTGGAAGCCTTCCGCCGCTACCGCTGGCCCGGCAATGTCCGCGAGCTCGAGCACACCCTGGAGCAGCTCTTCATTCTGGCCAACGGCGACACCATCACGCTGCGCGACCTGCCGCCCAAGTTCAACGAGGCCCCCGTGGAATCAAGCGAATTCCTGCTGCCCCCGGGCGGGCTCTCGCTGGAGGAGCTGGAGCAGGAGTTGATCCGCCAGGCGCTGGATCGGAGCGGTGGCCGGATCAAGGAGGCGGCGGAATTGCTCGGCCTCACCTACAAGACGCTCCAGTACCGCCTTAAAAAACACGAGATCGACCGGAAATCCGTCGAAAACTGACCGCCCCGCGCGCCCGCGTTGGACTTGCGCACCCGCTATCGGTTCCAATAGGCCCCATTGAACCGATGCCCTGGAGAGAAGCCGTTCAACCGGGAGGAGTGCGCCGGTGCGCCCAGCCAAATCTGTTTTTCGTGCGATTGTTCCACTAATTCTGGCCCTTCCGCTGTCATTCGCGGGCGCGGCCCGCGCCGAACTCGCGTGGACCGACCTCCCCGAGCTGCCCGTGCCCATGTCCGGCCACTTCGTCGGCCAGCACAACGGCGCGCTCATTGTGGCCGGGGGCTCCAACTTCCCCGTCTCCCCGTTTCAGGGCGGCGAAAAGCAATGGCTCGACCGCATCTGGGTGCTGGAGCCCGGCGCCGGGGCGTGGATTGACGCCGGCGCGCTGCCGGAACCGCGCGCGTACGGCGGAACCGTCTCCCTGCCGGACGGCGTGTGGCTGATCGGCGGCACGGACGGCGTCACCTGCTTCGATTCCGTTATCCGGCTTGCCTGGACGGGTGAATTGGTTGCCGTGGAGGCGCTCGAAGGCCCCGCCGGAACGCTGCCCGGACCCGCGGCGTTCAATGGCGCGGCGGTCTCCGGCAGCCACGTCTACGCCGCCGGCGGCCAGGCGGATCCGATGGCCACCGAAGCGATTGGGGCAGTCTGGGCGCTGGATCTTACCGCGCCGGCCGCGGGCTGGGTCGAGATCGCCGCGATGCCGGGCCCGGCGCGCATGCTCCCGGTGGTCGTGGGCCGCGCGGAGGGCCTTTACGTCATCAGCGGCGCCTCGGTCCACGCGCGCGACGATGGAACGGCGGGCCGGACCTTCCTGAGCGACGCCTACCGCTACGATCCGAAACGCGGCTGGCAGACCCTGACATCTCCGCCCAGACCCTTGCTTGCGGCGCCCGCCGTGCCCTGGGGCGCGGCGCACATTTTCGTGGCGAGCGGCGACGACGGGAGCCTATTCGAGCAGACCCCCGCCCTGGGCGACAGCCACCCCGGCTTTCCCGACGCCCTGATGGCCTACCATACCATCACGGATTCCTGGGTCCAGCTCGGATCCGCGCCCGCCGCCTATGTCACCACGCAGGCCGTGGTCTGGAATGGAGGCATGGTGATCCCCGGCGGGGAAGACCGGCCCGGACACCGGGGCGCGCGCGTCATCTCCGGCGTGCCGCTCGGCGTTGAGAAGAAGTTCTCGGCCATCGACTACGGGACCATCGCGATTTATTTCGCGCTGCTCGTGGCCATGGGCGTATATTTTTCCCGCCGCGAGAACAACACCGAGGCCTTCTTCCTGGGCGGCCGCCGCATCCCCTGGTGGGCGGTGGGCATCAGCATCTTTGGCACCTCGCTCAGCTCCATCACCTACCTGGCGATCCCCGCGAACGCCTACGCCGGCGACTGGGTCGGCATGCTGAGCAACCTCGGCATCGTGCTCGTGGCCCCCTTCGTGGTCTACTACTACATCCCCCACTTCCGCAAAGAACCCATTTCCACCGCCTACGAATACCTGGAGCGCCGGTTCAATGTCGCCGTGCGCGTTTACGGCAGCCTGGCCTTCATTCTCTTCCAGCTCGGGCGCATGGCCATCGTCCTGTACCTGCCCGCCATCGCGCTGTCCGCCGCCACGGGGCTGGCCATGTCCCACTGCATCCTGGCCATGGGCGTGCTCGCCACGATCTACACCGTGCTCGGCGGAATCGAGGCCGTCATCTGGACCGATGTCATCCAGGCCGTGGTCCTGCTCTTCGGCGCGCTCCTTGCCCTCTACCTCGTCTCCTCGGGAATCGACGGCGGCCTCGGCGCCGCCATCGGCGCGGCCCGCGACTACGACAAGTTCCACATGTTCAACTGGAGCTGGGACATGACCTCCACCGCCGTTTGGGTCTGTGTCGTCGGCCAGTTCTTCAACATGCTCTACCCCTATACCGCCGATCAGACTATGGTCCAGCGCTACCTGAGCACCGCCAGCCTGCGTGACGCGCGCCGCGCCGTCTGGACCAACGCGGCCTTCACCATTCCGGTTTCCATCATCTTCTTCGGCTTGGGAACCGCACTCTGGGCCTTCTTCAAGACCCACCCGGGCGACCTCGATCCCAACCTGCAGAACGACGCCATTCTCCCCCTCTTCATCATGGCCGAATTCCCCACCGGCCTGAAGGGGATTATTATCGCGGGCGTGTTCGCCGCCGCCATGTCCACGCTGGACAGCAGCATGAACAGCCTGGCCTCCGTGCTCGTGAACGACTACTACCGCCGCTTCAGGCGCGGCGTGACCGAGGCGCAGGCCCTCCGGCTCGGACGCATCCTCACCGTGCTGCTCGGGGCCTTCGGCACCGGCGCCGCGCTCTACCTGGCGACCCACGAGACCCGATCGCTGTTCGACGACTACCTGAAGTTTCTCGGCATGGCCGGCGCCGGCCTCTCGGCCGTCGTCGCGCTCGGCATGCTCACCCGCCGCGCGCACAGCTGGCCCGTACTCGCCGGCGCCCTCGCGGGGACCGGCGTCATGCTCTACGTGGACGCCCACAAAATAACGCACTTTTTTCTCTACCCGGCGGCTGGATTTCTCGTCGCCTTCGCCGCCGGTTACGCCCTGAGCGTGCTGATACCCGCGCCCGCGAAGGACAACGCCTGACGCGGTGGGCGCCCGGGAAACAGCCGCCCGAGCCGCCCCGGGCCCTTCCCGGATCGCCGATGTCCGGTATAGAATTCCACATCGGCCCGCCAGTTTCGCTATACTGTGCGGAAACCCGAGATAGAAAGAACCTATGAAATTCGAGGAATTTGAAGATCTTGATCCGCGCTGTCTGCGCGTATTACAGCAAATGGGCATCGAGACCCCCACACCCGTGCAGGAACAGTCGATTCCCGTGGCGCTGGCGGGACATGATCTAATCGCCACCGCCCAGACCGGAACCGGCAAGACCCTGGCCTTCGCGCTGCCCGCCCTGACCCGGCTCGCCCGGGAAAAGGAGCGCCGCAACCGCATGCTGGTCCTTGTGCCGACGCGCGAGCTCGCCATCCAGGTCGAGACCGTGAT
This is a stretch of genomic DNA from Candidatus Hydrogenedentota bacterium. It encodes these proteins:
- a CDS encoding HAMP domain-containing protein, whose product is MPDSSPHQNGSARFGLSPVKWRHSMYFRVILLCCVLLLCLFASIFIIVRYTIREAVREVESKSYEIADEVYKLLETYPLLETEEVAGRIMQDRSDAFVKIEPLHGRGDMPSRRIYQEYGEDGAMQRFAVIPLERLDMVLTARFTAQATTDVLRAFKNRYILLVTFVFIVTLWIMVYYIHKTLRPLLDLSDTCAAITEGNLQTVQIASSTGEVQLLERKFNDMVESLREKEVMEVKLRQAQRLSALGNLAAGVAHDVRNPLNAIKLLSSHAIDSMGGGDESPAVKPLMTIRDEVDRLEEIVSGFLSLARERELDPQPNRVDTLLADCVRLFRKDAEERGVELIADLKAGDTLLMLDAKQWNRAILNILLNSLEACPRGGHVRLSSAIRDGACRILVEDDGPGLPREALERVFDPYYTTKPGGTGLGLSITRGIIEEHGGAIEIVSQEGRGCRVRITVPLEQRVSRPNKGAGAPAP
- a CDS encoding sigma-54-dependent Fis family transcriptional regulator, translated to MGQSILITEDDRVQREIIRDILAQSGFDVTASDSAETTLGILKDQTFELMVTDLRMPGMDGLELLRQSKRLRPELEVVVMTAHATIRTAVTAMKEGAIDYLEKPFDKDELLHVINRALERANLQKENRRLREMVGQTLSLGNLIGESPAMQAVFERTAKAARVNSTVLILGESGTGKEMIARHIHFEGARQKKPFVVVNCAAIPENLVESELFGHEKGAFTGADASRPGKFEDANTGTLFLDEIGDMHLESQAKLLRVLQDGVVERVGSSKTRQVDVRVVAATNRDLRERVDRGEFREDLYFRLEVLPVYLPPLRERIEDLPLLIKHFREKLGKKIGIDVPHVSPEVVEAFRRYRWPGNVRELEHTLEQLFILANGDTITLRDLPPKFNEAPVESSEFLLPPGGLSLEELEQELIRQALDRSGGRIKEAAELLGLTYKTLQYRLKKHEIDRKSVEN
- a CDS encoding sodium/solute symporter (Members of the Solute:Sodium Symporter (SSS), TC 2.A.21 as described in tcdb.org, catalyze solute:Na+ symport. Known solutes for members of the family include sugars, amino acids, nucleosides, inositols, vitamins, urea or anions, depending on the system.), with the translated sequence MRPAKSVFRAIVPLILALPLSFAGAARAELAWTDLPELPVPMSGHFVGQHNGALIVAGGSNFPVSPFQGGEKQWLDRIWVLEPGAGAWIDAGALPEPRAYGGTVSLPDGVWLIGGTDGVTCFDSVIRLAWTGELVAVEALEGPAGTLPGPAAFNGAAVSGSHVYAAGGQADPMATEAIGAVWALDLTAPAAGWVEIAAMPGPARMLPVVVGRAEGLYVISGASVHARDDGTAGRTFLSDAYRYDPKRGWQTLTSPPRPLLAAPAVPWGAAHIFVASGDDGSLFEQTPALGDSHPGFPDALMAYHTITDSWVQLGSAPAAYVTTQAVVWNGGMVIPGGEDRPGHRGARVISGVPLGVEKKFSAIDYGTIAIYFALLVAMGVYFSRRENNTEAFFLGGRRIPWWAVGISIFGTSLSSITYLAIPANAYAGDWVGMLSNLGIVLVAPFVVYYYIPHFRKEPISTAYEYLERRFNVAVRVYGSLAFILFQLGRMAIVLYLPAIALSAATGLAMSHCILAMGVLATIYTVLGGIEAVIWTDVIQAVVLLFGALLALYLVSSGIDGGLGAAIGAARDYDKFHMFNWSWDMTSTAVWVCVVGQFFNMLYPYTADQTMVQRYLSTASLRDARRAVWTNAAFTIPVSIIFFGLGTALWAFFKTHPGDLDPNLQNDAILPLFIMAEFPTGLKGIIIAGVFAAAMSTLDSSMNSLASVLVNDYYRRFRRGVTEAQALRLGRILTVLLGAFGTGAALYLATHETRSLFDDYLKFLGMAGAGLSAVVALGMLTRRAHSWPVLAGALAGTGVMLYVDAHKITHFFLYPAAGFLVAFAAGYALSVLIPAPAKDNA